The following proteins are co-located in the Bathymodiolus thermophilus thioautotrophic gill symbiont genome:
- a CDS encoding transposase — MGKIIILQRYYNLSDEQCEFQIKVCFSFMDFLDIKLNNKVPNEKYYLDI, encoded by the coding sequence GTGGGTAAAATAATCATCTTGCAACGCTATTACAACCTATCAGACGAACAATGCGAGTTTCAAATCAAAGTCTGCTTCTCTTTTATGGACTTTTTAGACATTAAATTAAACAATAAAGTACCCAATGAAAAATACTATTTGGATATTTAA